The stretch of DNA CAAGATAGAGGCATTTGAATGACCCTGAGTAGCATTTGTTAGAAGATAGAGGCATTTAATGATTCTGATTCGGTACAGTTCTAACAACAATAGGATTCACAATATGCACAAGGTACAACACTTGTACCTTCCTTGAACCTGAGAGCTCTTACTTAAGTGCAGTATGTTGATTCCCCTGTTGTATTTCaatgcacttttttttattgctacAGGAGGCATACAGTGGATCTCTGTTAACTCTAGCAGGAAATGAAAAAGTTGTGTTAATAGGGAATTCATGTTATCGGAGTGGAAAAAGTGTAAAAATAGTCTCTTTGGGAAACTGGAGGTCAGTGTAAGTTATCGGGGAGTTCAAACTGTCTGAGATATATAGTTAGTAGGGTTTCTGCCCCATAGTATTCTCATCCAGAAGATACAGACTTGTTAACTGAGAAAAATGTTATGCCTCTTAGGTGTAGACTCACAGTGATACAAAATATTTATGATTTGGCCAAACTAGGATGCatgctttgtgtgacatgtTTCCTAGTTTAACCACCTCCCAAACACATATTGCCTTCCCCAAATTGTGTAGAGACCCTcaaacatcaacaacaagaTTAACTAGAACTCGCTGCATGCTAAATGTTTCACACAACATGAATCCTTGTTTTATTCTAAGCATCTAGTTTTGAGCTAGTTTCCTCAATAAACTAGAATTGAGTCAATAGTATAATTTCTGTTCGAAATGttaaaattgaaatgaaaaagaGATCTGATCATTGATAATCTTGGGctaatttctatttttatgATTCGATGCTGTgaaatattgtaaatagttTAAAAGAGAAATGGGTATGTAAGGGGCATGGCAGCTTGTCAGTTATCCATTTGTATGAGTTGTATCTCTAGATTGCTTGATGAATAACAAAGGTGTTGCAAGGTTGTGGGTGACTTTGGATCATACAGAAAATATATTGTATATGATAGAAAGAAATGGGAGGGTAAATATTATGGAAATAAATctatgatgataacaatgaacctTGTAGTCAAACCCGAGGTGCTCTTAAATTACCACTATTGTTTTTATGcgtttattcattcatttatttatttatctatttagtGAGATTATTTATTTGCCGATAGTATAACACATGTAAGTCTCTTAAGCAAGGTCTGAAATCACCAGGCGACCTACTTACAAAGTTTCAGAAAATTGGAAATGAATATagaaatcaaacaaaatactTAGAATAACAAATATGGGCTTGTATAATAAAGGTTGCCACAACATGATTTCGGGGGGAgttggaaataaaaaaagtctcATCCTGACAGTCGAcctagagaatgttcagaatggcattcgaaTCGTTCTGCTAGaggtagcagaatgggtggaatggccttcattccattccggaatgtAAACGCGGGATAAACAaacgcgcgctttttctattctaatcactctcattccggaatcacgagtaaaaaaaggCGCCCCTATTACGATTTCTAGCCCCTTCCTCCTCCACGCGGCGATGAAGGCGCACAAGTTCGCCGACGTTATCCGCACACTTACACCTCTCagcggatctaggggaggGGTCAGGgggtttaccccccccccccttgggttgCCAGAAAGCCGTATGTAACGTATGTTGTCACTgacccaacccccccccccccccctttagcgaaaagctagttGGTGGGAAGATTACGATTAAATTGAATTTACATATTATAGCAACACTAATTACCAGCTAGCGTTTAAAAGAACCCATAATTTTCATTCTTAATCCAAGCGAGCTGTGCATGGAAGCGTAACCACATAAGTGATAAAACAAGCCCTTGGTACCTGTGTGTTGCACAGTTGGCTAGATAGCTCACTGCGTTGTTAGGGCCAAAATCTCCAGATTAGCGTAAAGTTTGGAAGTATGgtgttttttctcattttcatGGATCTATAATGTGAGGTTCGATCTTTGCCGATAAGCTCTTCATTTCCAAAGACCGCCATCAAgaacattatttttattaattttatttaatttaatttttttttctttttttttttttttttttggcatatTCTAACCGCTTGGGAGATATAAGTTATTTCGAGACTCTCAGCCAGCTGAAGTTATTTCACGGTTGGCGGGCACTAAAGGACATAACTGGTTAGAAATTTAAGGCATGCAGAGCAGGGTGGTTTTCATTGTTCAAAACTAGCAATAATACAGTCTCTTTTGTGCTGGCTTGACTGTTTACATTTTCACTATTGCACTTTCTTTCACTGactaaaaaaattttttttctaaaacacacaaaaaaacaaagcctTTTTCAGCTCTTAAATTATTTGGATCATAGATGGGAAACAATTGTTTGATGTGCAATATTAGTAACGATAGGCAAAGTGTGCTATGAATAAAATCCACGCCATGTGGTGGGCTTACACGGATGCTTAGTCACAAGGAATATGGTTCACGTGGACGTGGGAGTATTGCATTAGGAAAAAATACACGCATTGGCGCTCTGTTTATGAGTTTTCCTAATGGTCGCGGGTTTTGAGGTGCGGGTGCGGGTGCGGGTGCGGGTTTAAAAAAGCTACGGGTTTGGCTCGCGAAAATCAAATATCCGAAGAAGAAAACACTGGAGAGCCGGGAAGCGGGCAATTTTCGGTGATTTGATGACAGATCCCCTTACAGCCAGTCAGGATTACGACCTGTCACCAATACGCAATTCCATTGAACTTGAATAGCATTGTACTATTGCATAGTCGAATATTTAGTGCAGTCTCTCGATTTAATCCACCATTCAAATGTTTGCATGTTTTTCGGATGAAATGTCAAGAGTAGCTCAGCTTTTATATCTATGCCGAGGAGTTATCTATGGAAAAGTCTATGCACGTCTTCGACCTCTATGATTATACGGACAACTCTTCGgacgtttttttcttttacggAATACGATACCTTTCCACATAGTTAATTCTATTAAACACCTAGTACTGCGGCTCACACAAGAACAAAGTTTCGTAATTATGATTAAATCTAACCTATCTAAATAACTTGAACAATGTCTCTTCGTCTTTTATACCTACTTTCTAAAATATAACggatttacaaaaaaagaacgTTTAGAAATTTCTATCGTCAATAACGTCCTTatttagtttgtttttagcTTTTGCGGAGTCTGCGAAGCTCAAGACGAGTTTCAGCGTTTGAGATCTACTAAACTTCGTTGTGAACTAACTTCCCGGGTCTCCAAGGTTTCTTTCTTAGGATATTTGATTTTCGCGAGACCAAAAATATTAATACTAaaacatcccccccccccccctccctccgcaaaaaaaaaatccaaaccCGTAGCTTTTTCAAACCCGCAACCGCACCGACCCGGACCCAAATCCCGCCACCAGAAGTCTTTGTTTATGTAATAGCGGGGTGGGGGCATTTGAAGCAGGGTGCTTTACACTCTTGTTGTATAAAAacatctaattttcagttgaggctgagccgttcttatttttggagcattatAGTCGTTACGACTATATATACACATCTTTGGCCATCTTTTGTGCGCATCTTAGGCCATCTTTTGTACGCATCTTTGGCTATTTTTGTCGCATCTTTGGTCATCTTTTGTGCACATTTTTGGCCATCTTTTGTGCGCATCTTTGGCCATCTTTTGTGCGCATCTTTGGCCATCTTTTGTGCGCATCTTTGGCCATCTTGTGTGCGCATCTTTGGCCATCTTTTGTGCGCATCTTTGGTCATTTTTTGTCGCATCTTTGGCCATCTTTTGTGCGCATCTTTGGTCATCTTTTGTGCTCATCTTTGGTCATCTTTTGTGCGCATCTTTGGCCATATTTTGTGCGCATGTTTGGCCATCTTTTGTCGCATCTTTGGCCATATTTTGTCGCATCTTTGGCCATCTTTTGTCGCATCTTTGGCCATATTTTGTCGCATCATTGGCCATCTTTTGTCGCATCTTTGGCCATCTTTTGTGCGCATCTTTGGTCATCTTTTGTGCGCATCTTTGGTCATCTTTTGTGCGCATGTTTGGCCATCTTTTGTCGCATCTTTGGCTATCTTTTGTCGCATCTTTGGCCATCTTTTGTGCACATCTTTGGCCATCTTTTGTCGCATCTTTGGTCATCTTTTGTGCATATATTTGGCCATTTTTTGTGCGCATCTTTGGCCATCTTTTGTGCGCATCTTTGGCCATCTTTTGTCACATCTTTGGCCATTTTTTGTACGCATCTTTGGCCATCTTTTGTGCGCAGAGACGTTTAACTGGATTTTGCTGAATTGTGCGCGATCTTAAAGAGATTTGTTGCACTTATAGAGCTACATTCCATTTCGCGAAAGGTAAGGTTGGCCGTCGTATTTTATTAGGGGTTTATCATGGATCTGGTGTGTTTAAGGGTTGCTTGAGCAAAATCTCTACAAGAAAACAATTCAGAGAAGTTTTTTAGGGGTGAATTTTTTTAGGCATCCCGAGAAATGACCATTTCAAACAGCTTTATCTGTTGCATAATCGGTTACAATGTCTTAGTGTATAACGAGCTTATCATAGCCACAGGgtatgaaaaaaattatccatAGAAAATCATTAGAGAAgctcaggcgcgtacacggaggcggggggtgcgcagggtgggtcatttcttattaaggaatcttcaaatatgCTTTTTACGTATGATATGATGCCTACGATAAAGTTAGTACAAATTTGCAAGGCATGCTGGGAAAAAGGCACGTCTCCTCAATGCGCATGCGCCATGGTTTGGCGTTTTCAGTGTAAATATGGGGGATGGCGAGAGATCTTCACAATAAAATACAGAGTTTAGGGCAAAGactaaaagaagaaaacaactCGAAGGGACCTAAACTCCTAGATGTAGATAACGAGGACTTATCTGTGCCGACAAGGCCATTGctggatctaaaaatatccgCCGGCCACCGAAAACAGCGACCAGGTACGTTGTTCAATTTCTATAAACCACCAAACGAGGACACATTCTTGTACCAGAAATCCTACGGGTTGCAATGTTCTATCTTCGAAGCTGTCACTCTGTGTTGTTATTTAGATTTTGGTACCACTAGGTATGTCAAATTAGGTTTTTACGTTACCCTGGCCTTGATGCGTGAGAAAACGATGTGTTTAAGCTTATTAGCCTGGGATCATTTTGGAAGACGCAAAAATGTTTCGGagcaaaattttgttttactttcaACGCTTTTGTCTTAAAACAAACACTCATTTCTACCCTAGAACTGTGTTACTGTATGTTCAATAGCTcaataaataatacaaaatcattttcaaattctttgttctacatgtaaaaatgataaatGGGCTAATtatatgattatgatgacaagCATTTTCTTAGATTTTTAGGATTACTATGATTACTGTATTCTAGGACCGTCATAATTCATACAGTAGGTTGATAGTTTGAATAAGATGCTTGTGCTAGGAGATCACATCACTTTtggggtggcaaactagcgtgcgctcaggcttttagcagcAAAATTACAATAAccaaaagcaacttatttagTGCTTAGGAATAAagtcagaattttttttcataaagggtttattttcatttaattttgtttttcattctCTGAAATGACGGGCAAAGTTatttctgtatttattttggcttgaatttgccacccaaaaggtTAATGATCTCCTGCTGCAAGTCCACTATTCTGCCTTCTTGGTGGTAATTGCAATGGTATTTAAACTACAGTATACTCTtcattatatgtattcaaatAATTTTCTACATAACAACAGTTTGCCTGATTATAATACCGTGTATAAAAATAAGAGTGAAAGGATTCTTATAAATAAGGGTACCTTTTGACAAATCGGGCTGTTTGGGTTCTTATTAGTATTACTATTTCCTATACACCCAACAATAACAGTCAATGCTGAACACAGCATAAAAGCCTAAAGTATTTAACTACATTATTCAATGCACACAAAAGTTATGAAAAGTatcttttctttgttattataAACTGGTGTTCCTACTGGGAATGCCAACAAGTCATTTAATAAGGTTCTATTATAATAGCTTCTACAGTATCTAGTTGGCAGGTATTttttccattattttttttagctttaaaCACTGGTAAGGTACATGCGAAATCTAAAACCCTAGCCCTAAACCCTGTTTGTTGTCATTGTGCAGGGAAGCTCTCCTTCCAGGGTCCACTTAGCCCACTCAAAAAGTCGCTTCATCATCAGAAGCATAAGGATGATGACAGGTTGgtagtttttattattattcactATGTGCAACTTAAAGGTGCTCTTTCATGGTGGAAGAGTGATTTTACTGTTGACTGTACCATCAAAGCACTCAAAACCATGTAATCGAAATAGCCAGGTTTATTAAAATGACCTTTGATCTTCCaaataaacacaatattaTGGTTAAAACTGTCTCAAATCGAATAGAAGGAAATAAGTTGAATACATATAGTATGTTTAGGGGTAGGAAGGCTATTCAGTATGATTACTTAGATctgcatctttttataattaaaGAATAAAATTAGGTAAGTTTTATTGCAGGGTTTGATTTCACAGCGATTAAAGTACAGTAGATTAAGGTTACTACTGAGATGGGCATCTCATTTGCACAGGGTTCATCAGTCATTGAAAACTTTGTGTAGTTGATGATCTTATAATATATCTgctattttccatttttaGCGCTCAcattgaaaagaaattaaaggaAATCAAGCAACAAACTGGAATTCTTAAACTTGGAGACAAGGTATCGATTGTCATTATCAGGTTTATTTATCTTCCTCTatgtgcatttttttattttgtttgtatttgtttatatttttggttgCATAAAGTATTGGTGATGTCTATGTTAATGATGACTTTGGTTCTGTTGATAGTGTGAGTGATTTGAttgattttgatgatgattttaGGTCATCACGActtatgttgatgatgataatgatgatagtaatgatgattttgatcatgatggtgatcataatgatgatcattatgataatgataatgatgatgatagtaatgatgattataacaATGATGGCGAtagtaatgatggtgatagttaatgatgatgatgatgatcctGATGATGActgttatgatgataatgatgatgatccTGTACAGGCCTTGAGACAAACACACAGCCCAAGAAAtccataaatgcaaaatagacAAAGTGGCATGATGAATTTATGGATCAAATTTGTATTACTTTGCATGAGTGCATTTTAAGCTAGGTCTTTCACATTTTATTGTTGCAGAAGTATGACTTCAGCCTTGATGACCTTGAGATGTCGGGTGAGATTGGGTATGGGACGTGTGGCCAGGTCTGTAAAATGAAGCACAAGAAATCAGGGCAGGTTTTAGCTGTAAAGGTGAGATAACAGAAGTATATCTACAAACTTTTTCAGTTTCATGGCCtgccagaagtaaactggtgcaAATGCTGCTTTAAATAAGGCaaattttatgctcccgcgaGTCataaaaagcatccatttccatcggcttattcaagcaagtaaccaaaatattttcaatcaaatattatcagaattttttcctagattgttattttgaagtttccttgcaaataaacaACTGTATTTACAATGataagcaataacaaaggagttgGTGATTAGCATTCTTTAAGAGTAAAGTAATTCAAGCGAATTTCTTGCTATGCAGAGAATGGCCCGTAGTCATAACAAGGAGGAACAGAAGAGAATTCTAATGGATCTGGAGGTTGTGATGAAAAGCCATGACTGCCCTTATATCGTCACCTGTATGGGGGCGTTGATATCAAAGGTAAATCCATGACTGTGTTGGTAACTATGGTAATGCCCTCTTTAGTTATACCTTGGCTTACTTATCAATAAGCCTTTACCAACATGTGCCAGTATATCATGTATATAATGTTGGTATGTTTATTTGAATTGAGTTTATGGCTTCTTgacttttgtgtttttagtcTGATGTGATCATTCAACTAATGACAACTTgacttttgtgtttttagtcTGATGTGTTCATTTGTATGGAGCTGATGGCTACTTGCTTAGACAAGCTACTCAAGAGGTTACAAAACCCCATTCCTGAGCACATCCTGGGCAAAATGGCAGTTGCAGTGAGTACAAACAATCAAACTTCCCCTCTTCCCTGGAATTTAACATTTTAGGGATAAACACATAAAAGGAATTGGTGCCTGCCTCCCCCTGACAAACTAgacccccccccaaataaaaaaagttgtaGATATGTAAAACCTTGTAGTCATAGTTTTAACTTTGCACAGTTACATCCTGTTGTACTGTATCCATGTTCTAATGACTTTGGTGTGGAAATGTTGCACTGTCTGTTTGCCTCATCGTTACGAAGCCATGTACTATAGCCATATTTTGATTActtctttttttcagattgTCAAAGCATTGCATTATCTTAAAGAAGAACATGGAGTAATGCACAGAGGTATGGTGTGGATAACTGTTattgataattatgatgatgatggtggagatgttgatggtggtggtgatgatgatgatgatgatagcaaAGATGGCGGTGGTGATGGCAGTTGTGATGGTTGGGGAGATATTGTcgtaatgataatggtggtgatgatgatggttttaAAGTTGGtggagatgatggtgatattgatggtgatggtgatgatggcgcagtgatggtggtagtgatagtcaaaataatgatagtgatcacaatgattatggtgatgataatgttggtGGCGATTGAGATAGTGATTGATGACGCTAACAATActtatgttgttgatgatagtaatgatgatgatgatgattctgCCAATCTTATTCACAGATGTAAAGCCATCCAACATGCTGCTAGACTCAGCAGGATGTGTGAAGCTGTGTGATTTCAGCATCAGTGGACGGCTGGTGGACTCCAAGGCAAAGACTAAGAGCGCAGGATGTGCAGCTTACATGGCTGTAAGATCATCTCATTATCCAACCCAGAAACTCAATCTCCTTCATGCCCTGAGCACCAATTAGAGGCATTAGGGTTGTGTGTTGGCACGCATCCAAGAGGAAAACTCTGTGTACTtttttcacacaaaaatatACCTTAGCTAGCTCAAAAGGGTGGTGGGTTTAACTCCCataaaccctccccctcctcctaaatacagggcttctggaattacgcgcttgtgcggaagcgcgtaatttggctttttccgcgtaatccacaaatctCTGTGTAATCctgcgtaatttggctaaattttgaaagacaaagcATTaaattgcacagctgatgtgtttttTAGctttcttacctctatttctcgtaaaaaagagagatattcttcgtaagagtgtgATATTTCTAactgaattttgaaaacaaataaaatgactaggcattctttgctaaaccgcgaaggcctagaactaataataaaataccttttttaattggctggtggctaggagccaatgaaaactcgcctaagatattttcacacaaaaaataaccttttcaagttatttcgtgctttccttcggtacaaaatgtagtttgggcataacagttgatattccgtgtaatttagcgcgtaattcagtaaagaatcctgcaaaattttgatttttaaagaaaaagtgTATTGAAAAATCCTGCGTAATTTAGCACGtgatgattgattttccgcgtaatttagcaaagaatcccacgtaattttgagttgttttccgcgtaattccagaagccctgtaaaTGTGATTCTGCACCCTGTGGAATTGTGACTGGAATCACAAGTAGTTGAGTGTTAGTATATTTTAGTATGTcagtatatggggcctctcacctaTGCTGAAACAAGTAAAGTAAAATTCAAGCTAAGTTTACAGTAACTTCTAATGATTTGTAAGTTTGATGAATTGTGTGTTCCTTGGTttgattttgctttttattctAGCCTGAACGGATTGACCCCCCTGATCCAATGAATCCTAATTATGACGTCCGTGCGGATGTCTGGAGCCTAGGCATATCTCTGGTAGGTCAAGTCAGGATTTGTACATCAAGGGTTTTACATATTGGGTGCTTAAAAATAATGCTTTCcctgcataaaaaaaaaatcatgatatttgctgtttttttgcGTTAagtgtgtttattgtattTGTGTGGTTCTTGTGTAATAAAGGTCATTATAAGGTTTAAACTTTATACTTTAGTGTGTCTGCTAATATCTtattaatagattatttatttttttgtgtaaaTACCATTCAAACTTTCAAACTTTGCATACTTCACTTACCAAGTTGATTAAAAAATAGCACCATGGCTTCCCCTAATAAGTTGCAATTGCATACCACATACTGTACCTCACACTTTTCTTGAGCGACAAAATGGCTTGTTGTTCTTTCCTCAGGTTGAGCTTGCTACAGGAGAGTTCCCTTACAGGAACTGCACAACAGAGTTTGAAGTTCTCACTAGAGTGATGGGCGAGGACCCTCCATCCCTGCCAGGCAGCAAGGGGTTCTCCCATGATTTCTCCTCCTTTGTTGATGAGTGGTAAGATGCCCTGTTTTCTCATTTCCCAAGTGGGGTCCTCAGATACGTCCTTGATGTGCAGTGTCAAAGGGTGGATGAAACCTTTGTTTGAGATTTTGGTTTCTTTTTAAGGAGGATGGGGGGGGAGTAACATACAAACTATGTTGGTATTTTGGGGGTTTACCATTTTGCTAACCATATAAAATtgaagcagaaaaaaattatggCATAATACAGTAAATACACAGAAAGGGGGCCATGCTAAACATTTTTGgccaatcagattcggctTGAACACcataaacattttgaaaaaaaagttcagCCAATGAAAAACGCAGGACATTGTTTATTTGACCTCGTATGTACGTGTAGTCGACTATGGGAAACACGGGCCGTGCGGGCCCTATCGGATAGGTCTTTTGGGCAAGATTGCTTTAGAGAATTGTCTATTTTTCATTAACATTGCACAGAAATATACCTTCAGTTATACCAGATAATTAATAGCACAGCGTGTATATTGAAATTAGTTCCTCTCggaatgttttcttttctatttttatctgtctATTGAGCGTGGGAACACCCTAACCTGATTGGCCTGAACTTTTTATGTTTACGGTGTTCAAGCtgaatctgattggtcaaagttgttcagcatgGCCTGTTTCTGTGTCATCACTTTAACTACTGTATGTTGTTGATGCTCGAATTTCttaacaagagaaaaaaaaatctgggaTTTTTATGGGGTGAGGGGGGGGCATAAAATTGattcagttttgtttttggtttAAAATTTTTATCACATTTTTCCTGTATTGATAATTTCTTCTCTGGTATGAAAATTCTGTAAAGCACTTTTTTGTCTTATTCTAGTTTGACAAAAGACTTCCATTATCGCCCCAAATACAACAAATTATTGGTAAGTATTAACTGTATTTGTTGGTTTATGGGGGATCCTTTTTTAGGAATTTGGGACTTGTATTGGACTATGTACATAAAGACACCCTGGAAGCCAGAGCCTACTCCCATTATAGGCCGAGTGGCGACAAGCATAACATTCCTTCTGCTGCTTCCACACTCCTGTCACCATTTTGTTGTGGTGCTTTTGGGTTTTGGCGATGTAAGACCCTCTGGAACCCAGGGAAGCTCAAAGACTACGTAATAGAGAAagggaaaataaaaacaaggttTAACATATGTTACATCTCTGTGAAAAAGGCCTTTTTTGGCTTTTCCTTCGCAAGTCACATGTGTAACGTTTTTACATCACGTCATTATAAATAATTCTGTTTGTGAGCTCAACTAAATTTTAGTCCTTTCTTTCCAGGTTCATCCATTTATTACCTCTTATGACTCTAAAGAGGTGGATGTGGCAGGATGGCTTAAAGAATCT from Nematostella vectensis chromosome 8, jaNemVect1.1, whole genome shotgun sequence encodes:
- the LOC5515320 gene encoding dual specificity mitogen-activated protein kinase kinase 7 — its product is MARDLHNKIQSLGQRLKEENNSKGPKLLDVDNEDLSVPTRPLLDLKISAGHRKQRPGKLSFQGPLSPLKKSLHHQKHKDDDSAHIEKKLKEIKQQTGILKLGDKKYDFSLDDLEMSGEIGYGTCGQVCKMKHKKSGQVLAVKRMARSHNKEEQKRILMDLEVVMKSHDCPYIVTCMGALISKSDVFICMELMATCLDKLLKRLQNPIPEHILGKMAVAIVKALHYLKEEHGVMHRDVKPSNMLLDSAGCVKLCDFSISGRLVDSKAKTKSAGCAAYMAPERIDPPDPMNPNYDVRADVWSLGISLVELATGEFPYRNCTTEFEVLTRVMGEDPPSLPGSKGFSHDFSSFVDECLTKDFHYRPKYNKLLVHPFITSYDSKEVDVAGWLKESLAS